The genomic stretch GATCGGCTCGAAACATGGCCGACGGTCGTGGGACGCCTGGAATATTTCGACGGGAGGCTTCTGTTTATGCCGCCTTGCGGAGACTTCCAGCAGGACACCGTTACCGACGTCGTCATTACGCTCGGGGCGTGGATTCGTCGCCATCCGGAGTTCGTCCTCGGAACGAACGAAGCCGGCATGCGCCTCGGCGGTGCCACTCGCGCGGCGGACGCGGCGATCTGGCGGCGCTCGGATCTGGGGGCCTACGATGGCGGACTGCGACGCGTGCCCCCCATCCTAGCGGTGGAGGTCGCTGGGGTCGACGACGGTGATTTGGAAGACGCGTTGCGCGAAAAGGCGAAGTGGTATCTGAGTATGGGGGCGTTCGTCGTTTGGATCCTTTTTCCCGAGCGGCGCGAGGTCCTCGTCATGTCTTCGAAGAAGGAAGCTCGTTTCTCCGCGGATGAGACCATCGCCGCTCATCCAGCGCTCCCCGGGTTAAGGCCCAAAGCCAGCGAGTTGTTCGTCCAGGTCGGCTCGCGCAGGGCCTGACCGAAACCGTCCGTCGATTTGGGGACGGTTACCACACCGAGCGTCAGCGATCGTACGACTCGCGCTGGGCCGCTCGCGACAGAGGCACGAGATAGCGCATCGGATCGGGGAGTATCTTGCGTCGAGCCTCCGCGAGG from Vicinamibacteria bacterium encodes the following:
- a CDS encoding Uma2 family endonuclease, encoding MATISRYDEVISLPRAIRFPVEMVPPPGFDPDRLETWPTVVGRLEYFDGRLLFMPPCGDFQQDTVTDVVITLGAWIRRHPEFVLGTNEAGMRLGGATRAADAAIWRRSDLGAYDGGLRRVPPILAVEVAGVDDGDLEDALREKAKWYLSMGAFVVWILFPERREVLVMSSKKEARFSADETIAAHPALPGLRPKASELFVQVGSRRA